In one Nicotiana tomentosiformis chromosome 6, ASM39032v3, whole genome shotgun sequence genomic region, the following are encoded:
- the LOC138893919 gene encoding uncharacterized protein, giving the protein MVDKAVEVGLEAPRDRENAPSDPPGVIEIGGSPLLPSFSEEMIQEARALKFPSIEGAHRKEDPFRDYFTGLKDATGLSNLEVPRKDSGEASSLFNEAQQALNQASTLHWEAFSRSRAELSQYEADIQRLTKERNSLNLLGGQKEENIKDLRAELATAHKDQTDLIEQVERIEQFREEVNMMKAETLGWKESMVRFAAKKEAARAQLSSVESQLRGMKDKSSAQAKQIKELEARLAFELAKAKSDAEKAKAKAKAIMAIYRSGAEAAQVQAREEAQTAQTLAHWIAELAKYQSRREILEEIHARGFDLTEEIIKDRENEADAGALASSDDDNDDGSKSGSESKEDLDGEEDAPEEN; this is encoded by the exons ATGGTGGATAAGGCTGTAGAGGTTGGTCTTGAGGCCCCTCGAGATagagagaacgccccaagtgatccACCTGGGgtaatagaaattggaggctccccgctgctcccctcgttttctgaggagatgattcaagaggctcgggccttgaagtTCCCCTCCATCGAAGGAGCCCACAGAAAggaggaccccttccgtgattACTTTACTGGGCTCAAAGATGCTACCGGCCTGAGCAACTTGGAGGTCCCGAGGAAGGACTCGGGCGAGGCATCGAGCCTTTTTAATGAAGCGCAGCAAGctctgaatcag GCCTCAACGCTTCATTGGGAAGcattttctcggtctcgagctgagctgagtcAGTACGAGGCCGACATTCAAAGGCTTACCAAGGAAAGGAATTCCCTCAACCTTCTCggtgggcaaaaagaagaaaatatcaaggacctccgagccgagttggccacggCTCACAAAGATCAGAcagacctgatcgagcag gtcgagaggatcgagcaattccgcgaggaggtcaacatgatgaaggcggagaccttggggtggaaagaaagtaTGGTCCGCTTTGCTGCTaaaaaagaggctgctcgagcccaattgtcgtcagtcgaaagtcagcttcgaggcatgaaggaTAAAAGCTCAGCTCAGGCAAAGCAAATaaaggagcttgaggctcggttggctttcgaacttgcaaaggccaaatctgatgCAGAAAAGGCAAAGGCCAAGGCAAAGGCGATCATGGCCATCTATCGGTCCggtgctgaagccgctcaagtccaagcgagagaggaAGCCCAGACCGCTCAAACTCTagcacattggattgctgaactcgccaaatacCAATCTCGCAGGGAAatcctcgaggagatccacgctcgaggttttgatcttaccgaagagataaTAAAGGATAGAGAGAATGAAGCCGATGCTGGAGCACTGGCCTCTtctgatgatgataatgatgatggcagcaagagcggatccgagagtaaagaggacctcgatggagaagaagatGCCCCTGAGGAAAATTAG